In a genomic window of Candidatus Omnitrophota bacterium:
- a CDS encoding acetyl-CoA carboxylase carboxyltransferase subunit alpha: MAGLDFEKPISELEKKIQELESFMSEKKIDLSLEIKKLQEKLGHLKKDTYTNLSAWQKVQLARHPLRPYTLDYINMIMTDFVELHGDRLFSDDKAMVCGLAKLDGKKVMVIGHQKGRDTKENLKRNFGCAHPEGYRKALRVMQMAQEFNLPIVIFIDTPGAYPGIGAEERGQSHAIALNLREMVCISTPIMAIVIGEGGSGGALGVGVADRVAVLENSYYSVISPEGCAAILWKDGSKAPQAAQVLKLTGSDLLKMGVIDEVIPEPLGGAHRDAQKTALNIKEAILRNFKELAPLEKEELLKLRYKKFRSMGVVG; this comes from the coding sequence ATGGCCGGATTAGATTTTGAAAAACCTATTTCAGAATTAGAGAAAAAGATTCAGGAGCTTGAGTCTTTTATGTCTGAGAAGAAGATTGATTTGTCTTTGGAGATCAAAAAGCTTCAAGAGAAGTTAGGGCATTTAAAAAAAGATACCTATACTAATCTTAGCGCCTGGCAAAAAGTACAGCTTGCCCGACATCCCCTGCGGCCTTACACTTTAGATTATATCAATATGATTATGACGGATTTTGTGGAGCTGCATGGTGATAGGCTCTTTAGCGATGATAAGGCGATGGTTTGCGGTTTAGCCAAGCTTGATGGAAAAAAAGTTATGGTTATCGGCCATCAGAAAGGCCGCGATACAAAAGAAAATTTAAAACGAAATTTTGGTTGTGCGCATCCTGAAGGTTATCGTAAGGCTTTGCGCGTAATGCAAATGGCCCAGGAGTTTAATTTACCGATAGTAATTTTTATTGATACGCCCGGGGCATATCCGGGGATTGGAGCCGAGGAAAGGGGGCAATCACATGCGATTGCGCTTAATTTGCGGGAGATGGTTTGTATCAGCACTCCAATTATGGCGATTGTAATTGGGGAAGGTGGTTCAGGTGGGGCTCTTGGCGTTGGGGTAGCGGATCGGGTGGCGGTTTTAGAGAATTCATATTATTCGGTTATCTCTCCGGAAGGTTGCGCGGCAATTCTTTGGAAAGACGGATCAAAGGCTCCTCAAGCAGCGCAGGTCCTAAAACTTACAGGAAGCGATCTTTTAAAGATGGGCGTTATTGATGAAGTAATCCCTGAGCCTTTAGGCGGCGCCCACCGCGATGCGCAAAAAACCGCTTTGAATATAAAAGAAGCAATTCTAAGGAATTTTAAAGAATTAGCGCCTTTGGAAAAAGAAGAATTGCTCAAATTAAGGTACAAGAAGTTTAGGTCGATGGGTGTTGTCGGATGA
- a CDS encoding L,D-transpeptidase family protein — translation MNKKYLIIIIAIVGVIGALVVLGLKRVNNKTSFIGSSSVRNLLNQARQLEAKGSLLEAKLLYQKLVNDFPESPNVADLQRKAEEINIKLLFSPTITPKSISYQIKPGDTLDKIARLYKTTTELIMKSNNISGSLIIPGRKIKVWNAPFSILVNKSQNILLFKSDEEIFKTYIVSTGKNNCSPVGTFKIVNKLANPTWFRAGAIVPAQSPENVLGTRWMGFDLAGYGIHGTTEPKELGKQVTQGCVRLNNSDVEELYSIIPVGTEVTIID, via the coding sequence TTGAATAAAAAATATTTAATCATAATTATAGCAATAGTAGGTGTAATCGGTGCCCTTGTTGTTTTAGGGTTAAAGAGGGTAAATAACAAAACCTCTTTTATCGGTAGTTCAAGCGTACGTAATCTGTTGAACCAGGCGCGCCAACTTGAGGCCAAAGGTAGCCTGCTTGAAGCCAAATTATTATATCAAAAGCTGGTTAATGATTTTCCGGAATCCCCGAATGTAGCGGATTTGCAGAGGAAAGCTGAAGAGATAAATATTAAATTATTATTTTCACCTACCATTACTCCCAAGAGCATATCCTATCAGATAAAACCCGGTGATACCCTGGATAAGATTGCGCGCCTATATAAAACTACCACTGAATTGATTATGAAAAGCAATAATATTAGCGGTTCACTTATTATTCCGGGCCGCAAAATCAAGGTTTGGAATGCGCCTTTTAGTATCTTAGTCAATAAATCCCAGAATATACTTTTGTTTAAAAGCGATGAGGAAATATTTAAAACATATATTGTATCTACTGGTAAAAATAACTGTTCACCGGTTGGCACATTTAAAATTGTCAATAAGCTAGCTAATCCTACCTGGTTTAGGGCCGGTGCAATAGTACCGGCGCAAAGCCCGGAGAATGTATTGGGCACGCGTTGGATGGGATTTGACTTGGCAGGTTATGGTATTCATGGAACCACTGAGCCTAAAGAGCTTGGCAAGCAGGTGACACAAGGATGCGTACGGCTGAACAATTCTGATGTTGAAGAGCTCTATAGCATTATTCCTGTTGGAACCGAAGTTACAATAATCGATTAA
- a CDS encoding PadR family transcriptional regulator — MIEQELILLGLLRQSPKHGYEIKVKAREILSSFAGVQLKSIYYPLRILEKKGLLRKQADKTGSRPRRFVYGLTDNGKKRFEMLLNKNLLDFTRPQFTLDLSLYFLDFLKPALARRRLKKRLEILGKISSGIEKMLGSRPLKDSLALTRIMEHNLCLLRAESLFLSCLLKKI; from the coding sequence ATGATTGAACAGGAACTGATCCTATTAGGCCTGTTGCGTCAGAGTCCAAAGCACGGTTATGAGATTAAAGTCAAAGCACGGGAAATTCTCTCCTCTTTTGCTGGTGTCCAGCTAAAATCAATATACTATCCTTTAAGAATCCTAGAAAAAAAAGGCCTGCTTAGAAAACAAGCCGATAAAACAGGTTCAAGGCCAAGACGTTTTGTCTATGGCCTTACCGATAATGGTAAAAAGCGTTTTGAGATGCTGCTTAATAAGAACCTTCTAGATTTTACCCGGCCGCAGTTTACCCTTGATTTGAGTTTATACTTTCTTGACTTTTTAAAGCCCGCACTTGCCCGCCGTAGATTAAAGAAAAGGCTGGAAATTTTAGGTAAAATATCAAGTGGTATAGAAAAAATGCTTGGTTCCAGGCCATTAAAAGACTCTTTAGCGCTTACCCGGATCATGGAACACAACCTTTGTTTATTGCGCGCCGAATCGCTATTTCTTAGCTGCCTTCTTAAGAAAATATAA
- a CDS encoding AAA family ATPase, whose amino-acid sequence MSYYAALGLKKEPFSNSPDPEFFYEANEHKAALMRLLVEIRLRRGLSVILGDVGVGKTTLSRKLFQMLKERPDILFYMIMDPTAQSEDLFLESLVRTFNIQDQIQKDSSILDYKEAIKKHLFQKGVEENKTIVLVVDEAQKLNAESLEILRVLLNYETNEFKLLQLVLFSQLELLPRIKEIKNFFDRIVLKYVINPLDEYETRDLIGFRLKHSGFNSELKLFTDEAVSEIQRYSQGYPRRINLICHNALRNLITSNKTVIDGALIRDLIARNAV is encoded by the coding sequence ATGAGTTACTATGCCGCTTTAGGCTTAAAAAAAGAGCCGTTTTCCAACAGCCCCGACCCGGAGTTCTTTTACGAGGCTAATGAACATAAGGCGGCATTGATGCGTCTTTTGGTTGAAATTCGGCTGCGCCGCGGCTTAAGCGTTATTCTGGGTGATGTGGGTGTTGGCAAGACTACTTTATCACGCAAGCTTTTCCAGATGCTTAAAGAACGCCCCGATATACTTTTTTATATGATTATGGATCCGACTGCCCAAAGTGAGGACCTTTTTCTTGAATCATTGGTGCGTACATTTAATATCCAGGACCAGATTCAAAAGGACTCAAGTATTTTGGATTATAAAGAAGCTATTAAGAAGCATCTTTTTCAGAAAGGGGTTGAAGAGAATAAGACTATTGTTTTGGTTGTGGATGAGGCGCAGAAATTGAATGCCGAATCACTGGAAATTTTACGGGTCTTGCTAAATTATGAAACAAATGAATTCAAATTACTGCAGTTAGTTCTTTTTTCACAGCTGGAGCTTCTGCCTAGGATTAAAGAGATAAAGAATTTTTTTGACCGTATAGTGCTTAAATATGTGATTAATCCTCTGGATGAGTATGAAACGCGGGATTTGATAGGTTTTCGGCTTAAGCATTCAGGATTTAATTCAGAGTTAAAACTCTTTACGGATGAAGCAGTTAGCGAAATCCAGCGTTATAGCCAGGGTTATCCGCGCAGGATAAATCTTATTTGCCACAATGCATTAAGGAATTTGATCACGAGTAATAAAACGGTTATCGATGGAGCGTTGATCCGTGACTTGATTGCAAGGAATGCGGTGTAA
- a CDS encoding divergent PAP2 family protein, with product MKDFFAQIYSNKILMTTISAWLIAQTIKVAIGVFRKKRFDFRLFIGSGGMPSAHAAGASCLGISVGMACGFDSVYFALAFAFAIVVMFDAQGVRRSTGKQAGILNKIMDDIYWQGKIQELRLRELIGHTPVEVIMGMLLGIVIALVSYSR from the coding sequence ATGAAAGATTTTTTCGCGCAGATATATAGTAATAAGATCCTGATGACTACTATTTCAGCCTGGTTGATTGCCCAGACGATTAAGGTGGCTATTGGGGTTTTCCGCAAGAAAAGGTTTGATTTTCGCTTATTTATCGGAAGTGGAGGTATGCCTTCTGCGCATGCTGCAGGTGCCTCATGTTTAGGAATCAGCGTAGGGATGGCATGTGGGTTTGATAGCGTTTATTTTGCTCTTGCTTTTGCTTTCGCCATCGTGGTGATGTTTGATGCCCAAGGTGTCCGTCGTTCCACCGGTAAACAGGCGGGTATTTTAAATAAGATTATGGACGATATATATTGGCAGGGCAAGATCCAAGAATTGCGCTTGCGTGAACTTATCGGGCACACTCCGGTTGAAGTAATTATGGGGATGCTTTTAGGTATTGTTATTGCTTTGGTATCCTATTCAAGATAA
- a CDS encoding MerR family transcriptional regulator, whose translation MMAKTLISPAEISKIHNISYQTINYYTNLGLLMVKKRNANNRLYNSRQVSACLKKVTSLKSQGYSLKLICDLLRKG comes from the coding sequence ATGATGGCTAAAACATTGATCTCGCCGGCTGAGATAAGCAAGATTCACAATATCTCCTATCAAACAATAAACTATTATACAAACCTTGGGCTTCTGATGGTCAAAAAAAGGAATGCGAATAACCGCCTTTATAATTCCCGACAAGTGAGCGCCTGTCTTAAGAAAGTCACCAGTTTAAAGAGCCAAGGCTATTCTTTGAAACTTATCTGTGATTTATTAAGAAAGGGTTAA